The following proteins come from a genomic window of Streptococcus oralis:
- a CDS encoding GNAT family N-acetyltransferase: MIQIIRAGAEDLETVIAIQRASFKAVYEKYQDEYDPYLEDRERIKWKLVERLNSYYYFVKEKDEIIGFLRIQTNEELTEAWLGTAAILPQHQGKGYGSEGLRLLEKEFSTIKQWDLCTVLQDAGMVAFYEKNGYRQTHIEPEKEGMDMVYMKKLIDK; this comes from the coding sequence ATGATTCAGATTATCCGAGCAGGAGCAGAGGATTTAGAAACCGTAATTGCAATTCAAAGAGCTAGCTTTAAGGCTGTCTATGAAAAATATCAAGATGAGTATGATCCTTATCTGGAGGACCGCGAACGAATCAAATGGAAACTAGTCGAGCGTCTTAATAGTTATTACTACTTTGTAAAAGAAAAGGACGAAATTATCGGTTTTTTACGAATTCAGACCAATGAAGAATTGACGGAGGCTTGGTTGGGAACGGCAGCGATTTTGCCTCAGCATCAAGGAAAAGGTTATGGTTCTGAGGGATTGAGATTGCTGGAAAAGGAATTTTCAACGATTAAACAGTGGGATTTGTGTACGGTATTACAGGATGCGGGGATGGTCGCCTTTTATGAGAAAAATGGCTACCGTCAAACCCATATCGAGCCTGAAAAAGAAGGTATGGATATGGTCTACATGAAAAAATTGATTGACAAATAG
- the prmA gene encoding 50S ribosomal protein L11 methyltransferase gives METWQELKVTVKREGEELVSNLLIELGAQGVAIEDSMDYVGNVDRFGEIFPEVEQQEEIVVTAYYPDTVDVVVVEADLQARLAELTDFMDLGEVKMGTTALAEEDWADNWKKYYEPARITHDLTIVPSWTDYEATAGEKIIKLDPGMAFGTGTHPTTKMSLFALEQVLRGGETVLDVGTGSGVLSIASSLLGAKEIFAYDLDDVAVRVAQENIELNPGMENIHVAAGDLLKGVEIEADVIVANILADILIHLTDDAYRLVKDEGYLIMSGIIKDKWDMVRESAESAGFFLETHMIQGEWNACVFKKTKDISGVIGG, from the coding sequence ATGGAAACATGGCAAGAGCTAAAAGTTACAGTGAAGCGTGAGGGGGAGGAGCTGGTCTCTAATCTCTTGATTGAGCTAGGTGCTCAAGGTGTTGCGATCGAAGACAGTATGGACTATGTGGGGAATGTCGACCGTTTTGGTGAAATCTTCCCAGAGGTTGAGCAACAAGAAGAAATCGTAGTGACAGCCTACTATCCTGATACGGTTGATGTGGTAGTGGTTGAGGCGGATTTGCAGGCTCGTCTAGCAGAATTGACAGACTTTATGGATTTGGGTGAGGTCAAGATGGGGACGACTGCCTTGGCTGAGGAAGACTGGGCAGATAACTGGAAGAAATACTATGAGCCAGCTCGTATCACTCATGACTTGACCATCGTGCCGTCTTGGACAGACTATGAGGCGACTGCGGGAGAGAAGATTATCAAGCTGGATCCTGGTATGGCCTTCGGGACAGGAACCCATCCGACGACCAAGATGAGCCTTTTTGCTTTGGAGCAGGTTCTTCGTGGTGGCGAAACGGTGCTGGATGTGGGGACAGGTTCAGGTGTCCTCTCCATTGCCAGCTCGTTGCTTGGTGCCAAGGAAATCTTCGCCTATGACCTAGATGATGTGGCAGTTCGTGTGGCTCAGGAAAATATTGAGCTCAACCCTGGCATGGAAAATATCCATGTAGCGGCAGGTGATTTGCTCAAGGGTGTGGAGATTGAGGCAGATGTGATTGTGGCTAATATCTTAGCGGATATTCTCATTCATCTGACGGATGATGCTTATCGCTTGGTCAAGGATGAAGGCTACCTGATCATGAGTGGCATTATCAAGGACAAGTGGGATATGGTGCGTGAGTCAGCTGAGTCGGCAGGTTTCTTCCTTGAAACCCATATGATTCAAGGGGAATGGAATGCCTGTGTCTTTAAGAAGACCAAGGATATCTCTGGTGTGATTGGAGGCTAG
- a CDS encoding 16S rRNA (uracil(1498)-N(3))-methyltransferase, with protein MQQYFVKGSAISPVTIEDKETSKHMFQVMRLKEDDEVTLVFDDGIKRLARVVDVENHQFELVEELADNVELPVQVTIASGFPKGDKLEFITQKVTELGASQIWAFPADWSVAKWDGKKLAKKVEKLEKIALGAAEQSKRNIVPSIQLFEKKADFLAQLDQFDSIIVAYEESAKEGEVAALLQAVSGLEKGAKLLFIFGPEGGLSPAEIESFETKGAVLAGLGPRILRAETAPLYALSALSVLVELEK; from the coding sequence ATGCAACAGTATTTTGTCAAGGGCAGTGCAATCTCTCCTGTCACCATTGAGGACAAGGAAACCAGCAAGCATATGTTTCAGGTTATGCGCTTGAAAGAAGATGATGAGGTGACCTTGGTCTTTGATGATGGCATTAAGCGCTTGGCGCGCGTGGTAGATGTGGAAAATCATCAGTTTGAGTTGGTCGAAGAATTAGCTGACAATGTGGAACTACCAGTCCAAGTAACCATCGCATCAGGATTTCCCAAGGGAGACAAGCTAGAGTTCATCACTCAAAAAGTGACGGAACTTGGTGCCAGTCAAATCTGGGCCTTTCCCGCTGACTGGTCGGTCGCCAAATGGGATGGTAAGAAATTGGCTAAAAAGGTTGAAAAACTGGAAAAAATTGCCCTTGGAGCGGCAGAACAAAGCAAGCGTAATATCGTTCCAAGTATTCAGCTTTTCGAGAAGAAAGCAGATTTTCTAGCCCAGCTTGACCAGTTTGACTCTATCATAGTAGCCTATGAAGAATCAGCAAAAGAAGGAGAAGTCGCTGCGCTCTTACAAGCGGTCTCTGGTCTTGAAAAAGGAGCTAAACTGCTCTTTATCTTTGGTCCAGAAGGTGGTCTGTCACCAGCAGAAATCGAAAGTTTTGAAACTAAAGGAGCTGTTTTGGCAGGTCTTGGACCTCGTATCTTGCGAGCGGAAACAGCACCACTTTACGCTTTATCAGCCCTTAGTGTTTTAGTAGAATTAGAGAAATAA
- the pepF gene encoding oligoendopeptidase F: MEQKHRSEFPEKELWDLTALYQDREDFLCAIEKTREDINQFSRDYKGNLHTFEDFEKAFSELEQIYIQMSHIGNYAFMPQTTDYSNEDFANIAQAGMEFETDASVALTFFDDALVEADEEVLDRLGKLPHLTAAIRQAKIKKAHYLGADVEKALTNLGEVFYSPQDIYTKMRAGDFEMADFEAHGKTYKNSFVTYENFYQNHEDAEVREKSFRSFSEGLRKHQNTAAAAYLAQVKSEKLLADMKGYDSVFDYLLSEQEVDRAMFDRQIDLIMKDFAPVAQRYLKHVAKVNGLEKMTFADWKLDLDSALNPEVSIDNAYDLVMKSVAPLGQEYTQEIARYQEERWVDFAANSGKDSGGYAADPYRVHPYVLMSWTGCLSDVYTLIHEIGHSGQFIFSDNHQSYFNAHMSTYYVEAPSTFNELLLSDYLEHQSDDPRQKRFALAHRLTDTYFHNFITHLLEAAFQRKVYTLIEEGETFGASKLNSIMKEVLTDFWGDAIEIDDDAALTWMRQAHYYMGLYSYTYSAGLVISTAGYLHLKNSENGARDWLNLLKSGGSKTPLESAMIIGADISTDKPLRDTIQFLSDTVDQIIAYSAELGE; the protein is encoded by the coding sequence ATGGAACAAAAACATCGTTCAGAATTTCCAGAAAAGGAACTTTGGGATTTAACAGCCCTATACCAAGACCGTGAGGATTTTTTGTGTGCAATCGAGAAAACACGCGAAGATATTAACCAATTTAGCCGTGATTACAAGGGCAATCTTCATACTTTTGAGGATTTTGAAAAGGCCTTTTCAGAATTGGAACAAATCTATATCCAGATGAGTCATATCGGCAATTATGCCTTTATGCCTCAGACGACGGACTATAGCAATGAGGATTTTGCTAATATCGCCCAAGCTGGGATGGAATTTGAGACAGACGCCAGTGTAGCTCTTACCTTCTTTGATGATGCCTTGGTGGAAGCTGATGAGGAAGTCTTGGACCGTTTGGGTAAATTGCCGCATTTAACAGCTGCCATTCGTCAGGCCAAAATCAAAAAAGCCCACTATCTAGGGGCGGATGTGGAGAAGGCTTTGACAAATCTGGGTGAAGTTTTCTACAGTCCACAGGACATTTACACTAAGATGCGAGCTGGGGACTTTGAAATGGCTGACTTTGAAGCCCATGGCAAGACCTACAAAAATAGCTTTGTGACCTATGAGAACTTCTATCAAAACCACGAGGATGCTGAGGTTCGTGAGAAATCTTTTCGTTCTTTCTCAGAAGGACTTCGTAAGCACCAAAATACGGCAGCTGCAGCCTATCTAGCTCAAGTCAAGTCGGAAAAACTCTTGGCTGATATGAAGGGCTACGACTCTGTCTTTGACTATCTTCTGTCTGAGCAAGAAGTGGACCGTGCTATGTTTGATCGTCAGATCGACCTCATCATGAAGGACTTTGCGCCAGTAGCTCAGAGATACCTCAAGCATGTTGCCAAGGTGAATGGTCTTGAAAAGATGACATTTGCAGACTGGAAATTGGACTTGGATAGCGCCCTCAATCCTGAAGTGAGCATTGATAATGCCTATGACTTGGTTATGAAGTCAGTCGCACCATTGGGTCAAGAATACACTCAAGAAATTGCCCGTTACCAAGAAGAACGCTGGGTGGACTTCGCTGCCAATAGTGGCAAAGATTCTGGCGGTTATGCGGCGGATCCGTATCGCGTACACCCTTATGTCCTCATGAGCTGGACAGGCTGTTTGAGCGATGTCTATACCTTGATTCATGAAATCGGGCATTCTGGTCAATTCATCTTTTCAGATAATCACCAAAGTTACTTTAACGCTCATATGTCGACCTACTATGTCGAAGCACCGTCAACCTTTAATGAGTTGCTCCTCAGTGATTATTTGGAACACCAATCTGACGATCCACGTCAAAAACGTTTTGCCCTTGCTCATCGCTTGACAGATACCTACTTCCATAACTTTATTACCCACCTCTTGGAAGCAGCCTTCCAGCGTAAGGTTTATACATTGATTGAAGAAGGGGAAACCTTTGGAGCAAGCAAGCTCAATAGCATTATGAAGGAAGTTTTGACAGACTTCTGGGGAGATGCTATTGAAATTGATGACGATGCGGCCTTGACTTGGATGCGCCAGGCCCACTACTACATGGGCTTGTATAGTTATACTTACTCTGCAGGACTAGTCATCTCGACAGCAGGCTACCTCCATCTGAAAAACTCTGAGAATGGAGCTAGAGACTGGCTCAATCTCCTCAAGTCAGGTGGTAGCAAAACACCACTTGAGTCAGCAATGATTATCGGAGCCGATATCTCAACAGATAAACCACTCCGTGATACGATTCAGTTCTTGTCTGATACAGTTGATCAGATTATAGCCTACAGTGCTGAGTTGGGAGAGTAA
- a CDS encoding deoxyribonuclease produces the protein MNRIKKWLEQNPQRMLFIKIGLVLLGIILLIALPTLYLVLSGIGIWYFVKKAPDIRKRNLMIGLFIVSLVAVSLQTPKVTKKISSSQSETKQTTTSTTSAASTTDASSSIEEAKRVEEEKKAKEKAEEERIAKEKAAKELQEKGETLVKQLEESQDASQVKSAKETVNQIENNDKKAELLDRIGAVESSISQKEEEKRAAREAETKTQQQDRIVYVANYGKSKVYWYSKDRMPPKTNKANVVEMTEADAIAAGKTPSKTE, from the coding sequence ATGAATAGAATCAAAAAATGGCTGGAACAAAATCCCCAAAGAATGCTCTTTATCAAAATAGGCCTAGTCTTGTTGGGAATCATTTTGTTGATCGCTTTGCCTACTCTCTATCTTGTTTTGAGTGGAATTGGTATTTGGTATTTTGTAAAGAAAGCACCAGATATCCGAAAAAGAAATCTAATGATAGGGCTTTTCATTGTCAGTCTTGTTGCAGTTTCTCTCCAAACTCCGAAAGTCACAAAGAAAATTTCATCTTCTCAATCAGAAACTAAGCAGACTACGACATCTACTACTTCGGCAGCTTCAACCACGGATGCTTCATCTAGTATAGAGGAAGCAAAACGAGTCGAAGAAGAGAAAAAAGCTAAAGAAAAAGCAGAAGAAGAGAGAATTGCTAAAGAAAAAGCTGCAAAGGAGTTGCAAGAAAAAGGTGAAACCCTAGTCAAACAATTGGAAGAAAGTCAAGATGCGAGTCAAGTGAAGTCTGCTAAAGAAACAGTTAATCAGATTGAAAATAATGATAAAAAGGCAGAGTTGCTTGATAGGATAGGTGCGGTTGAATCATCAATTTCTCAAAAAGAGGAAGAAAAAAGAGCTGCGCGTGAAGCTGAAACCAAAACCCAACAGCAAGATAGAATTGTCTATGTTGCAAACTATGGGAAATCAAAAGTTTATTGGTATAGTAAGGATAGAATGCCTCCAAAAACTAATAAAGCTAACGTTGTTGAGATGACAGAAGCAGATGCAATTGCAGCAGGAAAAACTCCATCAAAAACAGAATAA
- a CDS encoding DUF2785 domain-containing protein, protein MRKELQRKVIEEKPSYSREEIQWLLEHLGDPSPEIRDELVFTSLARGIQEELFTLEQFQFISEEVSSDEGLYKEIDSRGVSALKRSFRALIYANLLSCDGAKESLYYQQLPSPIRAAMLNQGLHYLTKEKETTGYSHQYGWVHAFAHGADLLTEVICHPSFPKSDIAEAFEIIGEIFKRVEIRFTNDEDWRLARAFYEPILRGKIEPSLLTAWLQTVEFPLKEANDFHRFSNFRSCLLEAYVQLDQKNFLQDELKEAIQSFQY, encoded by the coding sequence ATGCGTAAAGAATTACAAAGAAAAGTGATAGAAGAAAAACCAAGCTATAGCCGAGAAGAAATTCAGTGGTTGCTTGAGCACTTGGGAGACCCCTCTCCAGAAATTCGAGACGAACTTGTTTTTACGAGTTTAGCTAGAGGTATTCAAGAAGAGTTGTTTACCCTTGAGCAGTTTCAGTTTATCTCAGAAGAGGTCTCCTCTGATGAAGGTCTATACAAAGAGATTGATAGTAGAGGAGTTTCAGCTCTTAAACGTTCTTTTAGGGCACTTATTTATGCCAATCTACTGTCCTGCGATGGTGCTAAGGAATCACTTTATTACCAGCAGTTGCCTTCTCCTATCAGGGCTGCCATGCTAAATCAAGGCTTACACTATCTTACAAAGGAAAAAGAGACGACGGGCTACTCTCATCAGTATGGTTGGGTTCACGCTTTTGCGCATGGGGCTGATCTTTTGACGGAAGTTATATGCCATCCTAGCTTTCCAAAGTCAGATATAGCCGAAGCATTTGAAATCATTGGGGAAATCTTTAAACGTGTTGAAATTCGTTTTACAAATGATGAAGATTGGCGGTTAGCCAGAGCATTTTATGAACCAATCTTACGAGGGAAAATCGAACCGTCTCTCCTCACTGCTTGGTTGCAAACAGTCGAATTTCCCCTGAAAGAAGCAAATGATTTCCATAGATTTTCCAATTTCAGATCCTGTCTGTTGGAAGCCTATGTCCAACTTGATCAGAAAAACTTTTTACAAGATGAGTTAAAAGAAGCTATTCAATCTTTTCAATACTAG
- a CDS encoding aquaporin: MKKFVAELVGTFMLVFIGTGAVVFGNGVEGLGHLLSNSGMSTASLGENALANGVTVFGGFLFEVIATFLFVLVIMTVTSASKGNGAIAGLVIGLSLMAMILVGLNITGLSVNPARSLAPAVLVGGAALQQVWIFILAPIVGGLLAALVAKNFLGTEE, encoded by the coding sequence ATGAAAAAATTTGTTGCTGAATTAGTCGGTACATTTATGCTTGTGTTCATCGGAACAGGAGCTGTTGTTTTTGGAAATGGTGTTGAAGGTCTTGGACACCTTTTGTCTAACTCAGGTATGTCAACTGCAAGTCTTGGTGAAAATGCCTTGGCAAACGGTGTCACTGTCTTTGGCGGTTTCTTGTTTGAAGTCATCGCAACTTTCTTGTTTGTCCTAGTTATCATGACGGTAACATCAGCAAGCAAGGGCAATGGCGCAATCGCTGGTTTGGTAATCGGCTTGTCCTTGATGGCCATGATCCTTGTGGGATTGAACATTACTGGACTTTCAGTAAACCCAGCTCGTAGCTTGGCTCCTGCTGTCTTGGTAGGTGGCGCAGCCCTTCAACAAGTATGGATTTTTATCCTTGCCCCAATCGTTGGTGGCCTTCTTGCAGCCCTTGTTGCGAAAAACTTCCTTGGAACAGAAGAATAA
- the queF gene encoding preQ(1) synthase, with protein sequence MSQQEEMKNLSLLGNKETNYIFDYQPEVLESFDNRHVENDYFIKFNCPEFTSLCPITAQPDFATIYISYIPDKLCVESKSLKLYLFSYRNHGDFHENCINTIGKDLVNLLDPRYLEVWGKFTPRGGISIDPYYNYGRPGTKYEGLAEQRLFQHDLYPEKIDNR encoded by the coding sequence ATGTCACAACAAGAAGAAATGAAAAACCTAAGCCTCCTCGGCAATAAAGAAACCAACTACATTTTTGACTATCAACCAGAAGTCCTCGAATCCTTTGACAATCGTCATGTGGAAAATGACTATTTTATTAAATTCAACTGTCCTGAATTTACCTCGCTTTGCCCAATCACTGCTCAACCAGACTTTGCGACCATTTATATTTCCTACATTCCTGACAAGCTCTGTGTCGAGTCAAAATCCCTCAAACTCTACCTCTTTAGCTACCGAAATCATGGGGATTTTCACGAAAACTGTATCAATACCATAGGGAAAGACTTGGTCAACTTGCTTGACCCTCGCTATTTAGAAGTCTGGGGAAAATTCACTCCGCGCGGGGGCATTTCAATCGACCCTTACTACAACTACGGTAGACCTGGAACCAAGTATGAAGGTCTGGCAGAACAACGCCTCTTCCAACACGATCTTTATCCAGAGAAAATTGACAACCGCTAA
- the queE gene encoding 7-carboxy-7-deazaguanine synthase QueE, which yields MTRERVLKLPVLEIFGPTFQGEGRAIGQKTMFVRTAGCDYHCDWCDSAFTWDGSEKPTRMTADEVIAALDKLGSYDYVTLSGGNPAILATNMAELVTKLKERGVTLAVETQGSRWQNWLKDIDQVTLSPKPPSSKMEVNFETLDFIVSQLDPDKVTFKIPVFDDADLAFAKGIQERYQPDVLFLSAGNPEPKATGNIVQDQLDRLKELWERVATDDSWGNVRVLPQLHTLLYDNQRGV from the coding sequence ATGACTAGGGAACGTGTCCTCAAACTACCAGTTCTGGAAATTTTTGGCCCAACCTTTCAAGGCGAAGGCCGTGCTATCGGGCAGAAAACCATGTTTGTCCGCACTGCTGGTTGCGACTACCACTGCGACTGGTGCGACTCTGCCTTTACTTGGGATGGTTCTGAAAAACCAACTCGCATGACGGCTGACGAAGTCATTGCTGCCTTAGATAAGCTAGGAAGCTACGACTATGTAACCCTATCTGGCGGAAATCCCGCTATCCTAGCAACCAACATGGCTGAACTCGTCACTAAGCTCAAAGAACGCGGTGTCACTCTGGCAGTTGAGACCCAAGGCTCCCGCTGGCAAAATTGGTTAAAAGACATCGACCAAGTCACTCTGAGCCCCAAACCTCCCTCATCCAAGATGGAAGTCAACTTCGAGACTTTGGACTTTATCGTTTCCCAACTGGATCCAGACAAGGTCACCTTTAAAATCCCTGTCTTTGACGATGCCGATTTGGCCTTTGCCAAAGGGATTCAAGAACGTTACCAACCAGATGTTCTTTTCTTATCAGCAGGAAATCCTGAGCCCAAGGCTACAGGAAATATTGTCCAAGACCAACTGGACCGCCTCAAAGAACTCTGGGAACGTGTCGCTACTGACGATAGCTGGGGCAATGTCCGCGTCCTTCCTCAACTCCATACCCTCCTCTACGACAACCAACGTGGTGTTTAA
- the queD gene encoding 6-carboxytetrahydropterin synthase QueD, with product MFFAPKEIKQETGESLVYNSHRTLVSKEFTFDAAHHLFHYEGKCKSLHGHTYHLQIAVSGFLDERGMTYDFGDIKAIYKDYLEPHLDHRYLNETLPYMNTTAENMVYWIFQTMSQELPDERGLRMEYVRLYETPTAFAEFRREWLDD from the coding sequence ATGTTTTTTGCACCCAAAGAAATCAAACAGGAAACTGGGGAGTCTCTTGTCTACAATTCTCACAGAACCTTGGTATCAAAAGAATTTACCTTCGACGCTGCCCACCACCTCTTTCACTATGAAGGAAAATGCAAATCCCTGCACGGCCACACTTATCATCTGCAGATTGCTGTCAGTGGATTTTTAGATGAACGGGGCATGACCTACGACTTTGGAGATATCAAAGCTATCTACAAGGACTATTTAGAACCCCATTTGGATCATCGCTATCTCAATGAAACCCTGCCTTATATGAACACGACTGCTGAAAACATGGTTTACTGGATTTTCCAAACCATGAGCCAAGAGTTACCAGATGAGCGTGGTCTACGTATGGAGTACGTTCGCCTCTATGAAACTCCGACTGCCTTTGCAGAGTTTAGACGGGAGTGGTTAGATGACTAG
- the queC gene encoding 7-cyano-7-deazaguanine synthase QueC, whose amino-acid sequence MKRQSALVVFSGGQDSTTCLFWAKEHYETVEAVTFAYGQRHHLEIQVAREIAKEQGIRHHILDMSLLGQITENALTSDLEIEQKEGEVPNTFVDGRNLLFLSFAAVLAKQRGIKDIVTGVCETDFSGYPDCRDVFVKSLNVTLNLAMDYDFVIQTPLMWLDKSETWELADQLDAFDYVRERTLTCYNGIIGSGCGDCPACHLRQHGLDVYLSQKGEG is encoded by the coding sequence ATGAAACGTCAATCAGCCTTGGTCGTCTTTAGTGGCGGTCAAGATTCCACAACCTGCCTCTTTTGGGCTAAAGAACACTATGAAACAGTCGAAGCCGTCACCTTTGCCTACGGCCAACGCCATCATCTCGAAATTCAAGTTGCTAGAGAAATCGCTAAGGAACAAGGCATTCGTCATCACATCTTAGATATGTCTCTGCTGGGACAAATCACTGAAAATGCCCTGACCTCTGATCTGGAGATCGAGCAAAAAGAGGGAGAGGTTCCCAATACCTTCGTTGACGGTCGCAACCTCCTCTTTCTGTCCTTTGCGGCAGTTCTTGCCAAGCAACGAGGCATTAAAGATATCGTGACAGGTGTCTGCGAGACAGACTTCTCAGGCTACCCTGACTGCCGAGATGTCTTTGTCAAATCTCTCAATGTTACTCTCAACCTTGCCATGGATTACGACTTTGTTATCCAAACACCTCTCATGTGGCTAGACAAGTCTGAAACTTGGGAATTAGCCGACCAACTCGACGCATTTGACTACGTTCGTGAAAGGACCTTGACCTGCTACAATGGGATTATCGGAAGTGGCTGTGGGGATTGCCCAGCCTGCCACCTACGTCAGCATGGTTTAGATGTTTATCTCTCACAGAAAGGAGAGGGCTAA
- the trxA gene encoding thioredoxin: MAKAITDATFEQETKDGLVLVDFWATWCGPCRMQGPILDKLSEELSEDVLKIVKMDVDENPNTARAFGIMSIPTLLFKKDGQVVKQVAGVHTAEQIKAIVAELS, encoded by the coding sequence ATGGCAAAAGCAATTACAGATGCAACATTTGAACAAGAAACAAAAGACGGTTTGGTCTTGGTAGACTTCTGGGCAACTTGGTGTGGTCCATGTCGTATGCAAGGTCCAATCTTGGATAAATTGTCTGAAGAACTTTCAGAAGATGTCTTGAAAATCGTTAAAATGGATGTTGATGAAAATCCAAACACAGCTCGTGCTTTTGGAATCATGTCTATCCCAACCCTTCTCTTCAAAAAAGACGGCCAAGTGGTGAAACAAGTTGCAGGTGTTCATACTGCAGAACAAATCAAGGCCATCGTTGCTGAATTGAGCTAA
- a CDS encoding DUF4649 family protein, producing the protein MIEITYLDASKQERTMTFESYQDFERSQHACLIGVADYYTVQKLTYNGHDLDYHGTYGDVFFYLMKQDLSQYN; encoded by the coding sequence ATGATCGAAATTACTTATCTAGACGCCAGTAAGCAAGAGAGAACCATGACTTTCGAGTCTTACCAAGACTTTGAACGTTCTCAACACGCCTGCCTCATCGGCGTTGCTGATTACTATACTGTCCAAAAATTAACCTACAATGGTCATGATTTGGACTACCATGGGACTTATGGAGATGTTTTCTTCTATCTCATGAAACAAGATTTAAGCCAATATAACTAA
- a CDS encoding MarR family winged helix-turn-helix transcriptional regulator, with protein sequence MTYLEKWFDYNRHQKEMEALLEETIAQQSEQRLNLKEFYLLYYLDLADEKSLRQIDLPDKLHLSPSAVSRMVARLEEKNCGLLSRRCCDQDRRASFICLTDEGQTTLAYLQKAVEERLETSLDFIS encoded by the coding sequence ATGACCTACTTAGAAAAATGGTTTGACTACAACCGCCATCAAAAAGAAATGGAAGCCTTGTTGGAAGAAACTATTGCCCAGCAGAGTGAACAAAGGCTGAACTTGAAAGAGTTTTACCTGCTCTACTATTTGGATCTAGCCGATGAAAAATCCTTACGACAGATTGATTTACCCGATAAACTCCATCTCAGTCCGAGCGCTGTTTCTCGAATGGTGGCACGATTAGAAGAGAAAAACTGCGGTTTGCTTAGTCGCAGATGTTGCGATCAGGATAGACGGGCTAGTTTTATCTGCCTGACTGACGAGGGACAAACCACCCTAGCTTACCTGCAAAAAGCCGTCGAAGAAAGACTGGAAACGAGTCTTGATTTCATTTCTTAA
- a CDS encoding CidA/LrgA family protein gives MKLYVQLMILFVISLIGEGISSFFHLPIPGSIIGLIILFLALQFKWLRTRHVNMVGNFLLANMTILFLPPAVGIMEKFDVIAPYLLSIVLIVFFAAVINIVLIALVVQFIKRRFEGDYEKGDAK, from the coding sequence ATGAAATTATATGTTCAATTAATGATTCTCTTTGTGATTTCATTGATCGGTGAGGGAATTTCTAGTTTCTTTCATCTGCCTATCCCAGGCAGTATTATCGGTTTGATTATTCTCTTTCTAGCCTTACAGTTCAAGTGGCTGAGAACCAGACATGTCAACATGGTGGGGAATTTCTTGCTGGCCAATATGACTATTCTCTTTTTGCCGCCAGCAGTGGGTATCATGGAAAAGTTTGATGTGATTGCCCCCTATCTCTTGTCTATCGTCTTGATTGTCTTTTTTGCGGCTGTTATCAACATTGTCCTCATCGCCCTAGTGGTTCAGTTTATCAAGAGACGTTTTGAGGGAGATTATGAGAAAGGAGATGCCAAATGA
- a CDS encoding LrgB family protein, protein MSEFVSNPLFGIALSILAYLAGMLIYRRFPHPLTTPLLLSAIFIIIFLKATGISYQDYYQGGVYLNNLIVPSTVALGIPLYKSFHLMKHHARSILFGSLLAVVVNTSFTAIVAKIFGMDFFLAISLFPKSVTTAMAVGITEKLQGLTTVTLVVVVATGILTSVIGPTLLKWLKIDDPVAVGLSLGGTGHAVGTGTAFRYGSVAGAMGGLAIGVTGILYVFVSPIVASLILS, encoded by the coding sequence ATGAGCGAATTTGTATCCAATCCTCTGTTTGGGATTGCCCTGTCTATCCTAGCTTATCTAGCGGGGATGTTGATTTACAGACGTTTTCCACATCCATTGACAACACCCTTGCTGTTGTCGGCTATTTTTATCATTATTTTCCTTAAGGCGACGGGGATTTCTTATCAAGATTATTACCAAGGTGGGGTTTATCTGAATAATTTGATTGTCCCATCGACAGTGGCTCTAGGGATTCCGCTTTATAAGAGTTTTCACTTGATGAAGCACCATGCTCGGAGTATTCTCTTTGGTAGTCTACTAGCAGTAGTTGTCAATACTAGCTTCACCGCCATAGTGGCGAAAATATTTGGCATGGACTTTTTCCTAGCCATTTCTCTCTTTCCCAAGTCAGTGACAACCGCTATGGCAGTGGGGATTACAGAGAAATTGCAAGGTTTAACGACTGTGACCTTGGTCGTCGTAGTGGCAACTGGGATTTTGACTAGTGTTATTGGACCAACCCTTTTGAAGTGGTTGAAGATTGATGATCCAGTGGCTGTCGGACTCTCCCTTGGAGGAACAGGTCATGCAGTCGGAACAGGAACAGCCTTTCGATACGGCTCGGTAGCAGGAGCCATGGGTGGCTTAGCTATCGGTGTCACCGGTATTCTCTATGTCTTTGTAAGCCCCATCGTAGCCAGCTTGATATTGAGTTAA